A single Triticum dicoccoides isolate Atlit2015 ecotype Zavitan chromosome 2A, WEW_v2.0, whole genome shotgun sequence DNA region contains:
- the LOC119353439 gene encoding phosducin-like protein 3 — translation MADYHFVYKDVEGATTQWDDIQRKLGNLPEKPEPFKPPPFAPRVDADEQPKSKEWLDARDPDELEELEDDLDDDRFLEQYRRMRLAELKEAAKTARFGAVQPITGSDFVREVSQAPPDVWVVVFLYKDAIPECGLLETCLEELAPKYAETKFVKIISTDCIPNYPDRNVPTILVYNNSAVKGTYVGLQKFGGKKCTPESVALALCHSDPVLNDGQGGGDSSRNNVMEGVRRKFIEKVVSQLETQEDEDDSD, via the exons ATGGCGGACTACCACTTCGTGTACAAGGACGTGGAGGGGGCGACCACGCAGTGGGACGACATCCAGCGCAAACTCGGAAACCTGCCCGAGAAGCCGGAGCCCTTCAAGCCGCCGCCCTTCGCCCCCAGGGTCGACGCGGACGAGCAGCCCAAGTCCAAGGAGTGGCTCGACGCGCGCGACCCCGACGAGCTCGAGGAGCTCGAGGACGACCTCGACGATGACCGCTTCCTGGAGCAGTACAG GAGGATGAGGCTTGCAGAGCTCAAGGAGGCAGCAAAAACTGCCAGATTCGGCGCAGTACAGCCCATCACAGGCTCTGATTTTGTGCGTGAGGTTTCGCAGGCTCCACCGGATGTCTGGGTTGTGGTCTTCCTCTACAAGGATGC GATACCAGAATGTGGGCTGCTTGAGACTTGCCTGGAGGAACTGGCGCCGAAATATGCAGAAACCAAGTTTGTTAAAATTATTTCCACGGACTGTATTCCCAACTACCCAGATAGAAATGTTCCTACAATACTGGTGTACAACAACAGTGCTGTCAAAGGGACTTATGTTGGTCTACAGAAGTTTGGTGGAAAGAAATGCACACCTGAAT CTGTTGCATTGGCGCTTTGCCATTCAGACCCAGTACTGAATGATGGACAAGGTGGTGGCGATTCATCCCGTAACAATGTCATGGAAGGCGTTCGCAGGAAGTTCATAGAAAAGGTTGTCTCCCAGCTTGAAACGCAAGAAGACGAAGATGATAGCGACTAA